DNA sequence from the Candidatus Polarisedimenticolaceae bacterium genome:
CATCAGCGGGACGGAGACCTTCGGCTCGCGGGGAAGCCCCGTCTCGAACGTCAGCGTCCCCTGGTAGGACCCCGGCGCCGGCGCCGTCAGGGGCTTGACCTCGATCAGCCAATCCCCCGGCTGGGGCTGAGGGACCCCTTCGATCGCCGTCTCCCCGTCGGCCACCTTTCGGGAGGTGACGGTCAGCCAGTCGAGCGAAGCGACCGCGCCGCCGACGGCGAGCACCCCCGTCTCCGTCGGGTCCTTGCGGATCAGCAATCGTCCCGGACGCTCCGCGAGGGTCGCGAACGACAGCGCGGCGGTGGGGAGGACGATCACGCTCCCCTGGACCTGCGCCTGGATGTTCAGGACGACGGTCGCCTGCGTCGGATCGTTGGTCGTGACCGTGACGGGCTTCGAGAGGGCGCCGCGGTGGGTTCCCGACTTCATCGTCGCTCGGATCGTCCCCGCCTTCCCGGGCGGGATCACCTCGTCGAACGAGGCGACGGTGCAGCCTCACCCGGGTTTCACCGCCAGGATCCGCAGCTCCCCCGCCCCTTCGTTGCGGACGACGAACTGCGCCTGGACGTCCGCGCCCGGCGCAACCGGCCCGCCGTCGAACGTCGTGGTCTCGAAGACCGCCTTCGGGGCGGGCGCGTCCTGAGCGTGCGCGACGACCGCCGCGAGGAGGCCCGCGACCAGGACGAACACCAGGGTGCGGCGCATGCGCGCAAGCATACGTCGACCGGAGGCCGTCGGCTATCCTTGCGGGCATGCCGACGAGCACCGTCGAGGATTACCTCAAGGCCATCTGGCTGGAGGAGCAGCGGCGGCCGGGACAACGCGTCTCGACCGGCCTCGTCGCCGGAGCCCTCGGCGTCACCCCCGGGACGGCCACGGCGATGGTCAAGACCCTCTCCGATTCCGGGCTGCTCACCTACGAGCCCTACGCCGGAGTGCGGCTCACCCCCGCCGGGGTCCAACTGGCGATGCACGTGCTGCGTCGACATCGCCTCGTCGAGCTCTTCCTGGTCGAGGTCATGGGGATGAGCTGGAGCGAGGTGCACGGCGAGGCCGAGATCCTCGAGCACGCGGTTTCGGACCGCCTGATCGAGCGCATCGACGAGATGCTCGGTCGGCCCGTCTCCGACCCGCACGGCGACCCGATCCCGACCCCTCACGGGACCTTCCATCCCGAGGACGAACAGGTCGCGCTGACCGACACGCCGCTGGACGTGGACGTCTCGATCTCGCGCGTCGTCGATCAGCGCCCCGAGTTCCTGCGACTGCTCGAGTCGGCGGGGCTGCGACCGGGCCGTCGCGTCCGCGTCACCGCCCGCGACCCGCTCGCGGACACCGTCGAGATCCTCCCCGAGCGCGGCGCCGCGCTGCGCCTGGGCTTTCGCGCGGCTTCGCGCGTCCTCGTCCTGAAGGAGCGTGCATGAGCGCCTGGTGGTTCCCGCTGATCGGCCTGCTCGTGGGCGTTGCCGCGGCCTTCACCGGCCTGGGCGGCGGCTTTCTGGTGGTGCCGCTGCTGATCTACCTCGGCTTCGCCCCGCAGAAGGCCGTGGGCACCTCGTTCGTGGCGATCCTCGCCATCAGCCTGTCCGCGGTCTTCGCCCACCAGAAACTCGTCGACGTCGACTGGAAGGCCGGCCTGCTGATCGGCCTCGGCGGCATCGCGGGGGCGCAGCTGGGCGCGCGCCTGCTCCCCCACGTCGACCCGAAGACCTTCAACCGGATCTTCGCGCTCCTTCTGATCGTGCTCGCCGTGCGGATGCTGATGAAGAAGTGACGCGGAGCGTGGAGGTCACGGAGATCAGAATCCCGCCGCCGCACCCCCCGGCATCAGGCTCGTGACCACCATCGCCCCCGCGAGGACGATCAGCACCGCGGTGGTCGTCCACGTGATCGCGTTGTAGACGGGGCCGTTGCGGAACTCCCCCATCAACTCGCTGCGGTTCACCAGAAGCGCCATGAAGACGAGGATCACCGGGAGCAGCAGGCCGTTGAGGACCTGCGAGGCGAGGATGATCCGGAGCAGCGGCACGCCGGGGACGAGGATCATCCCCGCTCCGAGCGCGATGATCGCGGTGTACAGCCAGTAGAACTCCGGCGCTTCGCCGAACGAGCGGTTCACCCCCGCCTCGAGACCCAGCCCCTCGCACACGCTGTAGGCGGTCGCGAGGGGGAGGATCGAGGCGGCGAACAGCGACGCGTTGGCGAGGCCGAGCGCGAACAGCGTTTCCGCGAAACGTCCCGCGAGCGGCGCCAGCGCGCGCGCCGCGTCGGCGGCCGTGGCGATCTCGGTCTGCCCCGTCCGGTGCAGCGTCGCGGCACAGGCGACCACGATGAAGAACGCCACGACGACGGCAACGATCGATCCGATCACCACGTCCAGGCGCGCCTTCCCGTAGTCGGCGATCGAGGTCTCGCGCTCCACGACCGACGTCTGCTGGTAGAACTGCATCCAGGGCGCGATCGTCGTCCCGACGATCCCGACGATCATCGCGATCCCGTCGAAGTCCGCGGGAGCGCGGACCGCGA
Encoded proteins:
- a CDS encoding metal-dependent transcriptional regulator; the encoded protein is MPTSTVEDYLKAIWLEEQRRPGQRVSTGLVAGALGVTPGTATAMVKTLSDSGLLTYEPYAGVRLTPAGVQLAMHVLRRHRLVELFLVEVMGMSWSEVHGEAEILEHAVSDRLIERIDEMLGRPVSDPHGDPIPTPHGTFHPEDEQVALTDTPLDVDVSISRVVDQRPEFLRLLESAGLRPGRRVRVTARDPLADTVEILPERGAALRLGFRAASRVLVLKERA
- a CDS encoding sulfite exporter TauE/SafE family protein, encoding MSAWWFPLIGLLVGVAAAFTGLGGGFLVVPLLIYLGFAPQKAVGTSFVAILAISLSAVFAHQKLVDVDWKAGLLIGLGGIAGAQLGARLLPHVDPKTFNRIFALLLIVLAVRMLMKK
- a CDS encoding Nramp family divalent metal transporter, coding for MRARLTGLAARLGLLLAVLGPGMITSNVNNDAGGIYTYSVAGARYGYGLLWILVPVTVALVVVQEMCSRMGTVTGKGLADLIREEFGLRVTFLLMMVVLFTNLGNAAANFAGLASALEVFGISRYVSVPLGAAVVWWLVVFGTYKSVERVFLVACLFYLAYPISGLLAKPDWGEAARGLVAVRAPADFDGIAMIVGIVGTTIAPWMQFYQQTSVVERETSIADYGKARLDVVIGSIVAVVVAFFIVVACAATLHRTGQTEIATAADAARALAPLAGRFAETLFALGLANASLFAASILPLATAYSVCEGLGLEAGVNRSFGEAPEFYWLYTAIIALGAGMILVPGVPLLRIILASQVLNGLLLPVILVFMALLVNRSELMGEFRNGPVYNAITWTTTAVLIVLAGAMVVTSLMPGGAAAGF